From the Cupriavidus necator N-1 genome, one window contains:
- a CDS encoding MFS transporter — MSTSSSTAVGVGAPRASARPLTGQDYKTLALAALGGALEFYDFIIFVFFATVIGQLFFPPSVPDWLRQLQTFGIFAAGYLARPLGGIIMAHFGDLLGRKKMFTLSILLMSVPTLLMGLMPTYQSIGLAAPVLLLVLRILQGAAVGGEVPGAWVFVSEHVPARHVGYACGTLTAGLTAGILLGSLVATGINSVFTPAELADHGWRVPFLIGGVFGIASMYLRRWLHETPVFAELQQRKALAAEMPLKSVVRNHRGSVAVSMLLTWMLSAGIVVVILMTPTFLQKLYGFDARTALVANSVATLCLTVGCVVSGALADRIGARRTLFFGGLLLAICAYAFYTTIFTRPDLLLPLYALAGFLVGTIGAVPFVLVNAFPAQVRFSGLSFSYNVSYAIFGGLTPMVVTLMLKQDPLAPAHYVVALCVLGMVTALFVKDRSRG, encoded by the coding sequence ATGTCTACCAGCAGCAGTACCGCCGTGGGTGTCGGCGCGCCGCGAGCCAGCGCGCGCCCGCTGACCGGCCAGGATTACAAGACCCTTGCCCTTGCCGCGCTTGGCGGCGCCCTTGAGTTCTACGACTTCATCATCTTCGTTTTTTTCGCGACGGTCATCGGGCAGCTGTTCTTCCCGCCGTCGGTGCCGGACTGGCTGCGCCAGTTGCAGACCTTCGGCATTTTCGCGGCCGGCTACCTGGCCCGGCCGCTGGGCGGCATCATCATGGCGCACTTCGGCGACCTGCTCGGCCGCAAGAAGATGTTCACCCTGTCGATCCTGCTGATGTCGGTGCCCACGCTGCTGATGGGCCTGATGCCCACCTACCAGTCGATCGGCCTGGCCGCGCCGGTGCTGCTGCTGGTACTGCGCATCCTGCAAGGCGCGGCCGTCGGCGGCGAAGTGCCCGGCGCCTGGGTGTTCGTCTCGGAGCACGTGCCGGCGCGCCATGTCGGCTATGCCTGCGGCACGCTGACCGCGGGGCTGACTGCCGGCATCCTGCTGGGTTCGCTGGTCGCCACCGGCATCAACAGCGTCTTCACCCCGGCCGAACTGGCCGACCACGGCTGGCGCGTGCCGTTCCTGATCGGCGGCGTATTCGGCATCGCCTCGATGTACCTGCGGCGCTGGCTGCATGAGACCCCGGTCTTCGCCGAACTGCAGCAGCGCAAGGCGCTGGCCGCGGAAATGCCGCTGAAGTCGGTGGTGCGCAACCACCGCGGCAGCGTCGCGGTGTCGATGCTGCTGACCTGGATGCTGTCGGCCGGCATCGTGGTGGTGATCCTGATGACGCCCACCTTCCTGCAGAAGCTGTATGGCTTTGACGCGCGCACGGCACTGGTCGCTAACAGCGTTGCCACGCTGTGCCTGACGGTCGGCTGCGTCGTCTCCGGCGCGCTGGCCGACCGCATCGGCGCGCGCCGCACGCTGTTCTTCGGCGGCCTGCTGCTGGCCATCTGCGCCTACGCGTTCTACACAACCATCTTCACCCGCCCCGACCTGCTGCTGCCGCTCTATGCGCTGGCCGGCTTCCTGGTCGGCACCATCGGCGCGGTGCCGTTCGTGCTGGTCAATGCATTCCCGGCGCAGGTGCGCTTCTCGGGCCTGTCATTCTCGTACAACGTGTCGTATGCGATCTTCGGCGGGCTGACGCCGATGGTCGTCACGCTGATGCTGAAGCAGGATCCGCTGGCGCCGGCCCACTACGTGGTCGCCCTGTGCGTGCTGGGCATGGTGACCGCGCTGTTCGTCAAGGACCGCTCGCGCGGGTGA
- a CDS encoding DUF2950 family protein translates to MPQGAIDRDDVYEFLGAWARHPTQLISAPGKTNGLYWPAASEQDASPIGPDALAMGPDTPAADAFYGYHYRILPPAKASDAKYGLIAWPARYGDTGVHTFMLGSDRVFYERDLGSSTASRARTIRSFSPAGWQRVADR, encoded by the coding sequence GTGCCGCAGGGCGCCATCGACCGGGACGATGTCTACGAATTCCTTGGCGCCTGGGCGCGCCACCCCACCCAGCTGATCAGCGCGCCGGGCAAGACCAACGGCCTGTACTGGCCCGCGGCCAGCGAGCAGGACGCCAGCCCGATCGGTCCCGATGCGCTGGCCATGGGCCCGGATACGCCCGCCGCAGACGCCTTCTACGGCTACCACTACCGGATCCTGCCGCCGGCCAAGGCCAGCGACGCCAAGTACGGCCTGATTGCATGGCCGGCCCGCTATGGCGATACCGGCGTGCACACCTTCATGCTCGGCAGCGACCGCGTGTTCTATGAGCGCGACCTCGGGTCCAGCACGGCATCGCGCGCCAGGACTATCCGCAGTTTTTCGCCGGCCGGCTGGCAGCGCGTGGCGGACCGCTAA
- a CDS encoding transposase gives MNRRYSEEQIRSYLAEAASGVPVRELCARYGFSDASFYGWRARYGQPSQGDARDGRKLRELQEENARLKSMLADALLKLELMRNRTGRRNGTGKDR, from the coding sequence GTGAACAGACGGTATTCGGAAGAGCAGATCCGCAGCTACCTGGCCGAGGCGGCCAGTGGCGTGCCAGTGCGCGAGCTGTGCGCGCGCTATGGTTTCAGCGATGCTTCGTTCTACGGATGGCGTGCCCGTTATGGCCAGCCCAGCCAGGGGGATGCACGTGACGGCCGCAAGTTGCGCGAGCTGCAGGAAGAGAATGCCCGGCTGAAGAGTATGCTTGCGGATGCGCTGCTCAAGCTTGAGCTGATGCGCAACCGTACCGGCCGCCGCAATGGCACAGGCAAGGATCGCTAG
- a CDS encoding extracellular catalytic domain type 1 short-chain-length polyhydroxyalkanoate depolymerase, producing the protein MTKSLAADWHAQIRRLSRAQARTEAQVKSWLGRMDSLNPLTPARPAGPPGKVRPARPAPAPDSLPGTWQAHRLRLAPLPGELVPQLSYHLYIPSKAHRGPLPVVVVLHGCRQTPDDLSAGTRMNALAEREGFIVAYPQQPLRRQVQRCWQWFDLGAAEGGREAQAVAALIDTLAARHDVREREIYLAGMSAGAAMAALVALRYPGKVAAAALHSGVVIGAADNPRAGLRAMQQGSAAEPSWLLDAAGVTPGGPEMPALVIHGLADDAVHPVNGRLLARQFLAYNGLEDRLAGTPEPSNPDDEAPGRSHEYRFGRWRRDLVTLVEVEGLGHAWSGGDASYGYHSDIGPDASSMMWQFFSQHRR; encoded by the coding sequence ATGACCAAAAGCCTCGCCGCTGACTGGCATGCGCAGATCCGGCGACTGAGCCGCGCGCAAGCCCGCACGGAAGCCCAGGTGAAGTCCTGGCTGGGCCGCATGGATTCGCTGAATCCGCTCACACCGGCTCGCCCTGCTGGCCCGCCGGGCAAAGTCCGGCCCGCCCGGCCGGCACCCGCGCCGGATTCCCTGCCCGGTACCTGGCAGGCGCACAGGCTGCGCCTGGCGCCGCTGCCCGGCGAACTGGTGCCGCAACTCTCGTATCACCTCTACATACCGTCCAAGGCCCATCGCGGCCCGTTGCCGGTGGTGGTAGTGCTGCATGGCTGCCGTCAGACGCCGGATGACCTGTCGGCCGGCACCCGCATGAATGCGCTGGCCGAGCGCGAGGGATTTATCGTGGCCTACCCGCAACAGCCCTTGCGGCGCCAGGTGCAGCGCTGCTGGCAGTGGTTCGACCTGGGTGCCGCCGAGGGCGGACGCGAGGCGCAGGCGGTGGCCGCGCTGATCGATACGCTGGCCGCGCGCCACGACGTACGCGAGCGCGAGATCTACCTGGCCGGCATGTCCGCCGGCGCGGCCATGGCCGCGCTGGTGGCGTTGCGCTACCCGGGCAAGGTGGCGGCCGCGGCCCTGCATTCCGGCGTGGTCATCGGCGCGGCCGACAACCCGCGCGCCGGCCTGCGGGCGATGCAGCAAGGCTCGGCCGCCGAGCCGTCATGGCTGCTGGATGCCGCCGGCGTGACGCCGGGCGGTCCCGAGATGCCCGCGCTGGTGATCCACGGCCTGGCCGACGATGCCGTGCATCCGGTCAACGGCCGTCTGCTGGCGCGGCAGTTCCTGGCCTACAACGGCCTGGAAGACCGGCTCGCCGGTACGCCCGAGCCGTCCAACCCGGATGACGAAGCGCCGGGCCGGTCCCATGAATACCGCTTCGGCCGCTGGCGCCGCGACCTGGTGACGCTGGTGGAAGTGGAGGGCCTGGGCCACGCCTGGAGCGGCGGGGACGCCAGCTATGGCTACCACAGCGATATCGGCCCGGATGCGAGCTCGATGATGTGGCAGTTCTTCAGCCAGCACCGGCGCTGA
- a CDS encoding MarR family winged helix-turn-helix transcriptional regulator: MELERQSVAVLQQFGRTYRAYAAAFEQRLGLPLPRWRILHALHHQEGAIGQKALADLVGMDPGALTRQLKAMQELGWVERSTSERDNRVTHVTLSRTGQQVVAQAMPLRSAFLEDVLAEVSPSTMRELSRGLARLEAGIAYAQAHAAQAADAA; this comes from the coding sequence ATGGAACTGGAGCGACAAAGCGTGGCCGTACTGCAGCAGTTCGGCCGCACCTACCGCGCCTACGCGGCCGCGTTCGAGCAGCGCCTGGGGCTGCCGCTGCCCCGCTGGCGCATCCTGCATGCGCTGCATCACCAGGAGGGCGCGATCGGCCAGAAGGCGCTGGCTGACCTGGTCGGCATGGACCCCGGCGCGCTGACGCGGCAGCTCAAGGCCATGCAGGAACTTGGCTGGGTGGAGCGCAGCACCTCGGAACGCGACAACCGCGTGACGCACGTCACGCTGTCACGGACCGGCCAGCAGGTGGTGGCGCAAGCCATGCCGCTGCGCTCAGCTTTCCTGGAGGATGTGCTGGCCGAGGTGTCGCCGTCGACCATGCGCGAGCTGTCGCGCGGCCTGGCGCGGCTGGAGGCCGGCATCGCCTACGCGCAGGCCCACGCGGCACAGGCAGCCGACGCCGCCTGA
- a CDS encoding Crp/Fnr family transcriptional regulator, whose translation MPDSGAPACLLCLFRHVCHSAGAQAPLSHAPVALQPQRVEVRTGEHVFRQGRPALTVYPLRHGSAKQVYESPLGWRQVTGFSLPGDVLGLEPHEGPLHGTAAIALQDSVVCAVSVESLRALMQAAPFRETVLDAMRRNAERERVLLVAVGSMRAPQRLAMLLLDLAGEQARRDGNRDGTLTLAMSRTDIASLLGLTLETVSRLLSRFASVGLISVRQRHLRIIDRDGLASVYADLDPAPRQAAARSDAYGAEFGEPRLA comes from the coding sequence ATGCCGGACAGCGGCGCCCCAGCCTGCCTGCTCTGCCTCTTTCGCCACGTTTGCCATAGCGCGGGGGCGCAAGCTCCCCTGTCGCACGCGCCGGTGGCGCTGCAGCCGCAGCGGGTGGAAGTGCGCACCGGCGAGCATGTTTTCCGCCAGGGGCGCCCTGCGCTGACGGTCTACCCCCTGCGCCATGGCAGCGCCAAGCAGGTCTATGAATCGCCGCTGGGCTGGCGGCAGGTAACGGGTTTTTCGCTGCCCGGCGATGTGCTGGGGCTTGAGCCGCATGAAGGCCCGCTCCACGGGACCGCCGCCATCGCGCTGCAGGACTCGGTGGTTTGTGCTGTATCGGTCGAGTCCCTGCGCGCGCTCATGCAGGCCGCCCCATTCCGTGAAACGGTGCTGGACGCGATGCGCCGCAATGCCGAGCGCGAACGCGTGCTGCTGGTGGCAGTGGGATCGATGAGGGCGCCGCAGCGCCTGGCCATGCTGCTGCTCGACCTGGCCGGCGAGCAGGCGCGCCGCGACGGCAACCGCGACGGCACGCTGACGCTGGCCATGTCGCGCACCGACATCGCCAGCCTGCTCGGGCTGACCCTGGAAACGGTGTCGCGGCTGCTGTCGCGCTTTGCCTCGGTCGGGCTGATCTCGGTGCGCCAGCGGCACCTGCGCATCATCGACCGCGACGGGCTGGCCTCGGTCTATGCCGACCTGGATCCGGCCCCGCGCCAGGCGGCGGCCAGATCAGACGCCTACGGCGCGGAGTTCGGCGAACCTCGGCTGGCCTAG
- a CDS encoding DUF2950 family protein: protein MMRMTDNPFSAAAGARALRTLVAAVALSLGLPAMAQQVFPSPDAAAEALGDAIARSDGDALQRVLGKQYQRWCRRAPSTGTMSTNSLAPGRATPPS from the coding sequence ATGATGCGCATGACCGATAACCCATTCTCTGCTGCAGCCGGAGCGCGTGCGCTGCGCACGCTGGTGGCGGCCGTCGCCCTGTCCCTGGGCCTGCCGGCGATGGCCCAGCAGGTGTTCCCGAGTCCTGACGCGGCTGCCGAGGCGCTGGGCGATGCCATCGCGCGCAGCGACGGCGACGCCCTGCAGCGCGTGCTGGGCAAGCAATACCAGCGCTGGTGCCGCAGGGCGCCATCGACCGGGACGATGTCTACGAATTCCTTGGCGCCTGGGCGCGCCACCCCACCCAGCTGA
- a CDS encoding LysR family transcriptional regulator, with amino-acid sequence MRHVSTKLLHVFVLVMEYRDLSAVAACTQGRVPTVAYSLARLREITGDPLFVKRNGMLEPTPHALRLEQTARQILAKWNQLVRPGEPGLSKRRDDGRRVSIGFSSSIGDPVITEILTALCEQFPQDSFVTRPVIADAALAGHLGSGELDCAFVVDSGHDPECVRQHNIMATPRRLVSATRGGSHDEGESESDWILLQEDCEAGSPLRTFLSRQASTPGHRETVVPSWHTQITLLHSAGGICPVLDFNVPLVTRERSTRLLAPPSSFPEWAALHFWAPERSGDKGVLRDIMDVGSAVLRDPLKAIDGRRNGRPAAHAQPAPA; translated from the coding sequence ATGCGTCACGTCAGCACGAAGTTGTTGCATGTCTTTGTCCTCGTCATGGAATACCGGGACCTCAGCGCCGTTGCAGCCTGCACGCAGGGACGCGTGCCCACGGTGGCCTACAGCCTCGCGCGCTTGCGCGAAATCACCGGCGATCCGCTGTTCGTCAAGCGCAACGGGATGCTCGAACCCACTCCGCACGCCCTGCGCCTGGAGCAGACGGCGCGGCAGATCCTGGCCAAATGGAACCAACTGGTGCGCCCCGGCGAGCCTGGCCTGAGCAAGCGCCGTGACGACGGCAGGCGCGTCTCGATCGGCTTTTCATCGTCGATCGGCGACCCGGTCATCACCGAGATCCTGACGGCACTGTGCGAGCAGTTTCCGCAAGACAGCTTTGTCACGCGTCCGGTGATTGCCGACGCCGCGCTTGCCGGCCATCTCGGCAGCGGCGAACTGGACTGCGCCTTCGTCGTCGACAGCGGCCACGATCCCGAATGCGTGCGCCAGCACAACATCATGGCCACGCCGCGCCGGCTGGTCAGCGCCACGCGCGGCGGCAGCCATGACGAAGGCGAAAGCGAAAGCGACTGGATCCTGCTGCAGGAAGACTGCGAGGCCGGCAGCCCGCTGCGGACCTTCCTGAGCCGCCAGGCCAGCACCCCGGGGCATCGCGAGACCGTGGTCCCGTCATGGCATACCCAGATCACGCTGCTGCATTCGGCCGGGGGCATCTGCCCGGTGCTGGACTTCAACGTGCCGCTGGTCACGCGCGAGCGCTCGACGCGCCTGCTAGCACCGCCAAGCAGCTTCCCGGAATGGGCCGCACTGCATTTCTGGGCACCGGAGCGCAGCGGCGACAAGGGCGTGCTGCGCGACATCATGGACGTCGGCAGCGCCGTGCTGCGCGACCCGCTCAAGGCCATCGACGGCCGCCGCAACGGGCGCCCCGCAGCCCACGCGCAGCCCGCGCCGGCCTGA